The Pedococcus dokdonensis region CGGGTCTGACCACCCGGGTCGGCTCCTCGGCGCTGACCCTCGGTGGCCTGCTCAAGCACCTCGCCGCCAACGAGGACCACAAGTTCAGCGTGAAGCTCTCCGGTGCCCCGATGGACCCGGTCTGGGCCGACAACGGCTGGGACGACAGCGACGACTGGGAGTTCGAGTCCGCCGGCGACGACTCCCCCGAGCAGCTCTATGCGCTCTACGACGGGGCCGTGGCGCGCGCTCGTGCCAGCCTCGCCGCGGCGTTGGGCGACCGAGGACCCGACGCCATGGCCCACGTGAGTGACGGCGAGGGCCACCACGCCAACATCCGGCGCCTCGTCCTCGACCAGATCGAGGAGTACGGCCGGCACACCGGTCAGGCAGACCTGCTCCGCGAGGCGGTCGACGGCCGAGTGGGTGAGGACCCGCCACCGGGGTGGCAGCCGGTGTCCGGCGCGTGGACCTGGCCGACCCGATGAGCGACAGCGAAGGGCAGCAGGTCGACTCCCACCCCGGCTTCGACGCCACCCACCGGGGCGTGACCTTCCGGCGTCACGACCTCACGGGCGCGGTGTTCGACGACACCTGGCTGACCGGTGCGCGGTTCCGGAACGTCGCGATGAAGGGCGCCCGGATCACGGGGTCGCAGGTCGTCGACGTCGTCATCACCGGCGACGTCGAGGGTCTCGTCGTCAACGGTGTCGACGTCACCGAGTTCGTCGAGGCGGAGCTCACCCGGCGCGAGCCCGACCGCGTCAAGATGCGGCCGCGCACGCCTGCGCAGTTCAGAGCGGCCTGGGACATCCTCGAGCGACGGTGGGCGGAGACCTTCGAGCGGGCCGGCCGCCTCGACCCCGAGCTGCTGCACACGCGGGTCGACGACGAGTGGTCGTTCATCGAGACCCAGCGGCACCTGGTCTTCGCCACCGACTCGTGGATCCGTCGCGCACTGCTGGGCGACCCCTCGCCCTGGAGCCCGTTGGACCTGCCGCACGACGACATGGGTGACATCCCGGCGGTGCCCCGCGATCCCGACGCGCGTCCGTCGCTCGACGAGGTGCTCGCCCTGCGCCGCGACCGCATGACCACCATGCGTGAGGTCGTCGACGGCCTGACCGACGAGCAGCTGGCCGGCCGCACGACGCCCGTGACGGAGCCCGGCTATCCCGAGTCGCGCGACTTCCTCGTCGCCGACGTCGTGGGATGCATCATCAACGAGGAGTGGCAGCACCACCAGTACGCCATCCGCGACCTCGCCGTCCTCGAGTCGGGTCGAGAGGCCTGAAAGCAACCCGAAAGGCCCGGAACCACAGGGGTTCCGGGCCTTTCGTCGGTATGCCGCGCGGGCGGCACACGATCTAGCTCACCTCGGTCACTCCATGCCGAGGCGAGCCTTCAGGCCGTCGAGCTCCACCCGGAGCTGCGTCGGCAGGGTCTCGCCGAACTTCTCGAACCACTCCTCGATCTGCGGGATCTCGGCCTTCCACTCCTCGGCATCGACGGAGAGGGCGGCCTCGAGGGCGGCGTCGCTCAGGTCGAGGCCATCGGTGTCGAGCGACTCGGGCGTGGGCACGTGGCCGATCGGGGTCTCGACCGCGGCGGCCTTGCCCTCGATGCGCTCGATCGCCCACTTGAGCACGCGGCTGTTCTCACCGAAGCCCGGCCAGAGGAAGCCACCGTCCTCGTCCCGACGGAACCAGTTGACGTAGAAGATCTTCGGGAGCTTGGACGCGTCGGCGTCCTTGCCCATGTTGATCCAGTGCTGGAAGTAGTCGCCGGCGTTGTAGCCGATGAAGGGCAGCATCGCCATCGGGTCCCGGCGCACCACGCCGACGGCTCCAGTCGCGGCCGCGGTCGTCTCCGAGGAGAGCGTCGCGCCCATGAACGTGCCGTGCACCCAGTCGCGCGACTCGGTCACCAGGGGGACCGTCGTCTTGCGGCGACCGCCGAAGAAGATCGCCGAGATCGGCACGCCCTTGGGGTCGTAGTACTCCTTTGCGAGGATGTCGCACTGCTCGATCGGGGTGCAGTAGCGGCTGTTGGCGTGGCTGGAGAGCTCGTCTGAGTCGGGCGTCCAGTCCTCGCCCTTCCAGCTGGTCGCGTGGGCCGGCGTGTTCTCCAGGCCCTCCCACCAGATGTCGCCGTCGTCGGTGAGCGCGACGTTGGTGAAGACGGAGTTGCCCTTGTTGATGGTCTTCATCGCGTTGGGGTTGGTGTGCTCGTTGGTGCCGGGGGCGACGCCGAAGAAGCCGAACTCGGGGTTCACGGCATACAGGCGGCCGTCCTCGCCGAACCGCATCCAGGCGATGTCGTCACCCAGGGTCTCGACCTTCCAGCCGGGGATCGTCGGGGCGAGCATCGCCAGGTTGGTCTTCCCACAGGCGCTCGGGAACGCGGCCGCGACGTAGTAGGTCTGCTGCTCCGGGGAGATCAGCTTGAGGATGAGCATGTGCTCGGCGAGCCAGCCCTCGTCGCGGGCCATCGCGCTGGCGATGCGCAGGGAGTAGCACTTCTTGCCCAGCAGGGCATTGCCGCCGTAGCCGGATCCGTAGGACCAGATCATCCGCTCCTCGGGGAACTGGACGATGTACTTCTCGGTGTTGCACGGCCACTTCACGTCGGCCTGGCCCGGCTCGAGCGGGGCGCCGACGGAGTGCAGGGCGGGGACGTACTTGGCGTCCGCGCCGAGCTCCTCGATGCGACGCAGGACGTTGACCCCGCAGCGGGCCATCACGCGCATGGAGACCACGACGTACTCGGAGTCGGTGATCTCGACGCCGAACATCGGGTTCTCGGCCTCGACGTGGCCCATCACGAACGGGATGACGTACATCGTGCGGCCCTTCATGCAGCCGGCGTAGAGCCCGCGCATGAGGTCCTTCATCTCGTTCGGGTCCATCCAGTTGTTGGTGGGCCCGGCGTCCTTCTCCTCGACGGAGCAGATGTAGGTGCGGTCCTCGACCCGGGCGACGTCGGTCGGGTCGGAGGCAGCGTAGAAGCTGTTCGGCTTCTTCTCCTCGTCGAGGCGCACGAAGGTGCCGGCCTCGACGAGCTTGTCGGTCAGTCGGGTCCACTCGGCGTCGGAGCCGGTGACCCACTCGATGTGGTCGGGGGTGGTCATCGCGGCCACCTCGTCGACCCATGCCTGCAGGCCGGCGTGAGTCGTGCCGCCTGCCCGCTGGTCGGTGTGCGTCGCCTCGGTCGTCATGTGATCGGCCGTCCCTTTCGTCCGGGGCGGTCATCCCCGGATCATGAGGTGTCGCGTCCACGCCGACCTGCGGCCATCCGGCCGCGTGTCCACATGGTGAACGCTCGTGATCTGGCCAAGGTACGCCCCCCTACGCGCCAGTAGGTACCGCGCTCGGTCTAGATCGCTCGTGAAAAGCCTCACAACCGGCGGGTAGCCCTGCGGCCATTGTCGGCTTCTTGCACGTCTTGCAAAAACGCAGCGAAATCCGTTGCGTTTCTTGCCTTTCCGCCGTCATCGTCGGGAAGGGCGTGGCAGCTCGCCGACCCCCGCGGCCCTCGGTCCAGGGTGCGCCGCCAGCCCCCGACGGAGGTGTGCCGTCGGGCCGGCCCGACCGCGTGGCGCACCGATTTCGTCGGCGCGGGGTCGAGCCGGTAGTCTTGCCCGTCGTTGCTCCGTGAGTCCCACAAGGATCCTCCGGGGCGACATCTGCGCCCGTAGCTCAACGGATAGAGCATCTGACTACGGATCAGAAGGTTAGGGGTTCGAATCCCTTCGGGCGCACTCTGTGTTGAGACAGACGTTTGGGGCCCTGACCTGCGGAGACGCGGTTAGGGCCTTACTCGTCCCTGGTATCGCTCGGGCTGCCTGGGTCGTCCGATGGGCCCAAGAATGGGCTCAACAATGAGACCTCGGTGGCTCCGGTCGATTCGGGAGACTGGTGGTGTGCACCAGTCCTCGTGGGTCCAAGACGCGGGATCTGTCGTGCCCTCCCGTGACCACCAGACGGCTCCGGTCTGGCGTATTTCGGCATGAACACTGCAACTGCCCAGAGGGCCACCGAGGACACTCAGCCCACACTTCTGTTGACGCTTGGCGAGGTCGCATCGCATCTGCGGTGTACGCGGCGCAGCGTCGAGCGTGAAGTAGCACGCCATCACATGCACGTTGTTCGCATCGGCCGTTCCGTCCGAGTCGAGCGACGCGAGCTCAACCGCTACCTCCAGTCCCTTAGGGACCCCGATGAAGGGTAGACGGCGACTCTCCCCCGAAGAGACCACCTCGTCCAAGTACCGGGGAAAGGACGGTCGCTGGCACGCGCGGGTGACCATGGGGACGCGGTTGGATGGCCGTCCTGATCGCAAGCACATCAGTCGAAGCGCCAAGGGCGAACTCGACCGGGCAGTCCGAGCGCTGGAACGGTCACGGGACACTGGCCAGTACACATGGACCGAGTCCGATCCCACACTTGGTCAGTGGCTGGAGCACTGGCTCGAGAATGTCCTGCCATCCACGGTCCGATGGAAGACGCTGTCGACGTACCGAAGCCAGATGGAAGTGCACATCGTTCCTGTGTTGGGTTCCGTTCGACTCAGCTCGTTGCGCCCGGAAACCCTGGAACAGCACTATCGGCGAATGCTGGACGCCGGCAGCTCGGCCAGCCTCGTCCACGCCGTCCATCGTGTGCTCCGATCCGGGCTGAATGAAGCGGTACGGCGGCAGCGTCTTGCTTCGAACCCAGCCGTGATCGCTCGACCACCCCGCATTCCAAGGCGCGAGGTCCAACCGCTCACCAGGGACGAGTGCGTGGCGATCCTTGGCGCCGCTCGCACTCGCAGAAACGCTGCGCGCTGGTCAGTCGCGCTGTCGCTTGGTTTACGACAGGGCGAGGCCCTCGGTATCCAGTGGCGTGACATCGACTTCGACAAGGGCACTATGCGCATTCAGCGAGCCGTCC contains the following coding sequences:
- a CDS encoding mycothiol transferase codes for the protein MAENDTTTDTTSGTTSDTPWEPPLAGTEEQALLGALDRLRATFRYKADGLDAAGLTTRVGSSALTLGGLLKHLAANEDHKFSVKLSGAPMDPVWADNGWDDSDDWEFESAGDDSPEQLYALYDGAVARARASLAAALGDRGPDAMAHVSDGEGHHANIRRLVLDQIEEYGRHTGQADLLREAVDGRVGEDPPPGWQPVSGAWTWPTR
- a CDS encoding DinB family protein translates to MSDSEGQQVDSHPGFDATHRGVTFRRHDLTGAVFDDTWLTGARFRNVAMKGARITGSQVVDVVITGDVEGLVVNGVDVTEFVEAELTRREPDRVKMRPRTPAQFRAAWDILERRWAETFERAGRLDPELLHTRVDDEWSFIETQRHLVFATDSWIRRALLGDPSPWSPLDLPHDDMGDIPAVPRDPDARPSLDEVLALRRDRMTTMREVVDGLTDEQLAGRTTPVTEPGYPESRDFLVADVVGCIINEEWQHHQYAIRDLAVLESGREA
- a CDS encoding phosphoenolpyruvate carboxykinase (GTP); this encodes MTTEATHTDQRAGGTTHAGLQAWVDEVAAMTTPDHIEWVTGSDAEWTRLTDKLVEAGTFVRLDEEKKPNSFYAASDPTDVARVEDRTYICSVEEKDAGPTNNWMDPNEMKDLMRGLYAGCMKGRTMYVIPFVMGHVEAENPMFGVEITDSEYVVVSMRVMARCGVNVLRRIEELGADAKYVPALHSVGAPLEPGQADVKWPCNTEKYIVQFPEERMIWSYGSGYGGNALLGKKCYSLRIASAMARDEGWLAEHMLILKLISPEQQTYYVAAAFPSACGKTNLAMLAPTIPGWKVETLGDDIAWMRFGEDGRLYAVNPEFGFFGVAPGTNEHTNPNAMKTINKGNSVFTNVALTDDGDIWWEGLENTPAHATSWKGEDWTPDSDELSSHANSRYCTPIEQCDILAKEYYDPKGVPISAIFFGGRRKTTVPLVTESRDWVHGTFMGATLSSETTAAATGAVGVVRRDPMAMLPFIGYNAGDYFQHWINMGKDADASKLPKIFYVNWFRRDEDGGFLWPGFGENSRVLKWAIERIEGKAAAVETPIGHVPTPESLDTDGLDLSDAALEAALSVDAEEWKAEIPQIEEWFEKFGETLPTQLRVELDGLKARLGME
- a CDS encoding helix-turn-helix domain-containing protein — protein: MNTATAQRATEDTQPTLLLTLGEVASHLRCTRRSVEREVARHHMHVVRIGRSVRVERRELNRYLQSLRDPDEG
- a CDS encoding tyrosine-type recombinase/integrase, whose translation is MGTRLDGRPDRKHISRSAKGELDRAVRALERSRDTGQYTWTESDPTLGQWLEHWLENVLPSTVRWKTLSTYRSQMEVHIVPVLGSVRLSSLRPETLEQHYRRMLDAGSSASLVHAVHRVLRSGLNEAVRRQRLASNPAVIARPPRIPRREVQPLTRDECVAILGAARTRRNAARWSVALSLGLRQGEALGIQWRDIDFDKGTMRIQRAVQRQTWEHGCRLVAGGSQPACGWKRGADCPSRRNGGIRLVETKTNASRRSISLPPPLVEELRIHRRDQAQERLRVGPAWTSSLDLTFPDEAGRPMDPARDWREWKAILGAAGVRDARLHDARHTAATLLLVQGVDLRTVMAIMGWTEMATAQRYSHAVDELRVEAARRIGAALWPGTATRDITMPLNS